The segment GTTCTTTGGTTACACTAATCCCAGCAAAGTTGAAGAAAGCTATACTAACAACGTTTCCTGGAAAcgaacacaaaaaaaaaaatacaaggaaGGGAAttaaagtatatgtatacagctttttaaaaacaattaattaatgaataaaatacttggtttttttttcccttGATTTACTTCATCCGTTTTAATTAACTTACCAACTGTAGCTAGCAGAATCTTCCAGCTATTTCCAATTTGTATAAAAGCATCTATTGGGTCTTCTAATTTATGGGTTGGTAACTTGCTGAAGGCTCCAGCATCGatgtaaaagaaaatgatgTTCAAAATTCCCAGGACGATGAACccaaaaaatcctgaaaataaagaaatagatagttGTTACAACCATGGGATCAATCATATCTCAGATAACTTATGTACTCTGTTATCtattccttaaaaaaatcaaatcttttttattttatttctgtatgtttattttagctCTGGCATTGGTACACAATACAGTACCTATCAATGTAATATAATATGACCATATGTGTTAGCTTATGTTCAAGGTTTAAAGCTACACATCTTTTTATCTCAGATTTATGGTAAATCAAAGGTAAAACATTTCTCTCTCTGAAAAGGATAGATACAGTTGAACTATAGTATCTTGAACATCAATACCTTGAACCCCAGTGAATAGTAATATAAATTGATTGGGAAGTGCGAACCATTAACAGGTATTCTTAAAGTATTTTTacctaattacatgtatcttgaatCCTCTGGTATCTCAAAAACTTAAACATTTGGTCCAAAGGAGTTTGAGATAACCAGGTTTGATtgtacatgattgtacattgtgtataaaaattacaaacttTCTAATTCTTGACCGAATGCTACAGTGCAATTAACTGAATTAATTACCTTCCCATCCAACAGCCTGCATGGCTGGTATACTGTAGCGTGTGACAAACTTCTCTTCATACACCATCTGtacagcagcaatgatttgggCCATAATGATGAGGAGAtcacctgtaaaaaaaaaaaagattggcATTGTACTGAATCAATGATCAATGACAACAATAGCTTGAGATGTGTAGCTCTATAGAAATATTCAAGTGCTACAGTTCCTCACATGCAGAAAAACTGCATAAATATCAAGTAGTTTTTAATTTACGGTATAAATCCTATACCTTAACATCTGCATGTTAAGGTATAGGTGTGCAAACATCCAATACAAAAGTCTGCAGACATGTTGACTACAGTTGTACATTTGCAGCTAGGACAAACTGACAACAAAAGCAAGCCTTGAAGatgcatgtaccggtacttgaatattattaaaaagtGACCGATCAGTTTACCTGCAATAATTCCATTGGTGTCTGTCTGAGCACCAGTATTTCCAAATATGATATCGGACACCCCCACTAATGCCAGGCCTACCAGTATGATGAAGATCCCCGTCCACATCACCTTACGAATCGTGGATCCAAGGAACGCAACGGACAAAAGAGCCGTGAAGATGATGACCGCACCTAATAAAGATTACATAAGTTTGGGAAAGATTCAGAGGTGAAgcagaaaatgttcaaaagaaGTTAATAGACGATGCCACACTGCCAGTGACAGCAATTCAtgtattatttttgataattaagaTACTGAAGCAGGCAATACTGGTCATTAAAGCAGTGAAAATTCACCCCCGTCTTCCATCAACCCTGGTTATGGTGTCATCTTATTATGTTTAATgagcaaaaaatttaaaactgcaAGGTAAGGAAATCATCAGATTTCTACAAGGCACAATCAGGaaacgtttttttaaatttacagttTGGTTCCTTTATACTATCactaacaatttaaaattatttttcagaataGACATAATTTCTccagcttttttttttggaattttgaaCTCAAGAgccaaacaaaattttttgagaTTTATAATGATTTAGTTTATTTCAGCAATTTAATGACAATCAATTAAAAGCCATAACTAAGCAGCAATAAACAGAATGTATAAAGGTCATCAGATCTACTATATAAACATACTTTCACATACACTGTTTTTTGCCTTACAATGAAtattaaacatgtaattttatttttgtacaatatCAACTAGAGGTACTATACTGAATGCACTATTTTTCTtatagtgaccttgaacttgtaCAAATGACCAAAGCTCAAGGTAAGGACATATTAACAGGTCACTAGCAATTGTTAGCTTCTATTCATTTTCCACTACAAAATATAACATAGAcaaatattatgattttttttttcaaacagtgACCTAACTTGAACTTCCACAAAATGACCTTGTTTCAAAATAATGACACaacctcaggtcataagcaatctttgtgtgaaataATAACTTACAACGTTTTTTcccaaaaaaatataatctgGACATGACTTTTCCTTCCAGTGAGCTTGAACTTGCCCAAAAGACCTTGAATCAAAATCATGaaacaccctcaggtcatattAAGCAATCTTTGTATGTAGTAAGAACCTCCTATGTTTCTCCAAAAGAAAGAAGTTATGGACCAGAGACGATTGCACAGGCCGATATTCAAGGtgaaggtgattcctatataacccccctcccccccccccccccccccccacctgaAACTTTGTTTGTGAGGggtataaatatctttttttataattaactgataattaacaaatatgtgaaattgactcattaaaaaaaagatgctcTTATAAACATACATCAATGAtcagtaaacaaaaacaaaaatatcactttttctCATTTTCAGACATGTCTTATTAGCAAGAGATCTATatacagcttactccacttatattgaactCGCTTATTAtgaaattccgcttattttgaaatagaaataaatccccagtttttgcctctcatattctttgcattgatttcacggatataatgaaatcggttattttgaaatatcgcttatattgaagccactgatcggtccccaaaggtgataattagttgtttttataacggttatattgaagtactccctggcggctgtcgtcacggttggtgatagtaattatgccagactgaccggttgatttacaaaggtgtgaattgataagttctcttcatgtgtgtttttatacttctattaaaaagtaaaatttattcactgtttaattttttgtttatacgAATACGGATGTATTGAGGCTAGACGTAACATGGCAACCCCACGGAAAAGAAATACCTTATCTCCGGACgctaatattacttattaggtttgttactgactgtttaaagaaatttgtggggtcggtaaagtccatagaaggcgaggcggagccgagccttctatggactttaccgaccccacaaatttctttaaacagtcagtaacaaacctaataagtgttttgttttgtcgaggacctaaagtttgatatgtaaacaaacgtttgtgtcgaaaatcagttcaaataacgttacgtccgccatgttgcgctataaattttgacgcttgccttttaaagaaattagtaaggcagccacgtgacgcgtttcatccaatgacgtcgcgacattctagtccgaggcaaaacaaattattgtaatagataaatgatgaccaaataatttgttcgagtttggttttctatgcttacatcgggattgaactttcaaaaatggcggcttcacgtcagtcaatttcgcttaccggtatattgaaatacggatatattgaaataatttgcatggacccctgaatttcaatatatccggagtaggctgtaTATATTTAATGTGCCACTGTCAGAGATTTCCTTAAGAAGGCTTACTCATAAActggttgtttttttgtttttattttagccCTGGATTACTTTTACTTTAGGTCAAAAGATGgggaattcaattttgtttctaAAAGTTGAGCAAAATAAAcctgaacaatttaaaaataaattatactcAGATAGGTTATCAAAAATCTTACACATCATACATATCTAAACCCTGCAAATCTTCATTGACTATAAAGTTTTTTGGTCACAACTTTCATGTGCATTTCTGCAATAGCCTTATTTCAGTCTTATACCGTAAATATCTCTTCCATTACCTCTCAACATCTGGAAGCTTGATGCGAATGTTAAATTGAGTCCCACATACATAAGAGATGTCCCACACATGTCACAGAGAGCCGGGGGCAGAAATATCAGGGGATTAAAGCTCTGGTTCCCAAGGTTTGGTTCCTGATTGGGGCGCCGGACTCTGTTGTATGTTTTGATTATCTGGAAGACTATGAGGCAGGAAAATTCCCCCAAAAACATGCCAACTGCctgaataaataaacagttaaagaacaaaatacataatggtaattttttttaaaacagaccaaaaaaaaaaaactcataaAAACTCCATTATAACTTCACTGCCCTAATTTTAGGCACAAAAATATGAACAGGAAGTTTAATATGtgcaataaaacaaattttttctCAAGAAAATGTGGTTATCATGAAAAAAACTACATGCATCAAAACGGCTTTCCTTTACCTGTAAAAATGGATGATCAAACGAATGAACATTGCCATCTCTACCTTCAGCTGAC is part of the Magallana gigas chromosome 3, xbMagGiga1.1, whole genome shotgun sequence genome and harbors:
- the LOC105328672 gene encoding solute carrier family 35 member F6, with amino-acid sequence MAWTAKQMLLAVMMVITGSINTLSTKWADRQSAEGRDGNVHSFDHPFLQAVGMFLGEFSCLIVFQIIKTYNRVRRPNQEPNLGNQSFNPLIFLPPALCDMCGTSLMYVGLNLTFASSFQMLRGAVIIFTALLSVAFLGSTIRKVMWTGIFIILVGLALVGVSDIIFGNTGAQTDTNGIIAGDLLIIMAQIIAAVQMVYEEKFVTRYSIPAMQAVGWEGFFGFIVLGILNIIFFYIDAGAFSKLPTHKLEDPIDAFIQIGNSWKILLATVGNVVSIAFFNFAGISVTKELSATTRMVLDSVRTLFIWLITLFLAWQDFQILQLVGFVILLSGMCLYNNIIIVPAFRYCQERRRAGRHMMHVGGEHERLVNDTASGTGGFQDPTAT